TCTACTGGTATTTCCACACCAAGGAAGAACTCCTTCAGGCGATGCTTTCCCAGGTTGCGGATGACTACCTGTCACTACTTCCCGATCACGAAAATCTTGCCTGGGATGAGCACTTCCGCCGATATTTCAATGATATGCGCCGGATTTTCCTCACGCATGATGTGATCTGCGACTTCTTGATCATGCGTACCCATGTCTCCATGTTTGGCTCGGAAAGCCACTTCTTCATGGATCGCCTCAATAAAGAAGTAGGGATCCTGCTGACTGCTGGCTTTGAACCCGAAGTTGCGGCCCGGGCCTACCAGGCCATGTCGGTCTACACCAGCGGCACCGTCCAAAAAGTGCGTATGGCCGAACTTGGCGGCAGCGACCCCAATCGAAAAATGTTTGCCGACCTCTCCACCGAAACAGCCGCCTTACTCAATGACAGTTACCCAGCATTGGGTAAAACTCATGACTTTTGGAATTCCACCTACTCCACGTGGACTGACTTCAATTTTGGGCTTAACACCATCCTTGACGGTCTGCGCACGCATCTTCCGAAGTAACAACCGGGAAAAGAAAATGGCCCCGAAGATTCGGGGCCATTTTCAAAAGATCTTCGACGCGTTTACAAACCGATGAGGTCCGCAATACGACGCTTGTGATCAGCAGGTGTACCGAACAACTGACGATCCGTGGTCGCACGACGCAGATACAAGTGGCAATCGTGTTCCCAAGTCACACCCAGACCACCGTGCATCTGCACGCAATCTTGAATGATCTGCACTGACTTCGTGCCGATGTAGGCCTTAGCAACACTGACCAAGCGTGATGCGTTCTCTGAACGATTGTTCACTGCCTTCACTGCTTCGTCAGCAGTTGCGTTACAGATTTCAATCCAGGTGCGCATGTCAGAGAAACGGTGCTTGAGTGCTTGGTAAGAAGCCAATGGGCGACCGAATGAGTAACGATCAAATGCCCACTGCACGGTGAACTCAAACACGCGGTTCACCACACCATTGAGTTCTGCACATTGAAGAGCATTGGCAACCAAGAACATGCGCTCAACGATGTCTGCCGTTGCAGCTTCGTTGCCGACCATTGCTTCTGCCGGAACAGTCACACCATCAAAACGCACAAGTGCGTGATGACGCGTGAAGTCAAGGGAGTCAACAAGTTCTGTCGTGACGCCATTGGAATCTGCTGGAACGAGGAA
This genomic stretch from Candidatus Nanopelagicales bacterium harbors:
- a CDS encoding TetR/AcrR family transcriptional regulator, yielding MSAIPQASAPAAGAQRKRNPRGSLNPEVILAEAFRFSKEESVEALSMPKLAKRLGVGVTSLYWYFHTKEELLQAMLSQVADDYLSLLPDHENLAWDEHFRRYFNDMRRIFLTHDVICDFLIMRTHVSMFGSESHFFMDRLNKEVGILLTAGFEPEVAARAYQAMSVYTSGTVQKVRMAELGGSDPNRKMFADLSTETAALLNDSYPALGKTHDFWNSTYSTWTDFNFGLNTILDGLRTHLPK
- a CDS encoding acyl-CoA/acyl-ACP dehydrogenase is translated as MDLELSEDQKLFRNTTAKFLDDKLPVEKVRELNKAGGGFPAELWEQGAELGWAALLVPEDLGGGSISGNGFQDLAIVAEEFGRLVTPAPLIPVNTVIAGLVEGAASGSDHSETIEGLMSGELVGAWAAYEPKGHWDPLNPSTTAAKNGGNYVITGVKDRVEAGDVAGVFLVTAKTENGVALFLVPADSNGVTTELVDSLDFTRHHALVRFDGVTVPAEAMVGNEAATADIVERMFLVANALQCAELNGVVNRVFEFTVQWAFDRYSFGRPLASYQALKHRFSDMRTWIEICNATADEAVKAVNNRSENASRLVSVAKAYIGTKSVQIIQDCVQMHGGLGVTWEHDCHLYLRRATTDRQLFGTPADHKRRIADLIGL